The sequence below is a genomic window from Sporichthya brevicatena.
GGCCGAACTCGCCGAGGAGATCTCCCACCTGGGCGCCGCGGACCCGTCCACCGAAGGAGGCGCTGCGCCGTGACCGAGCAGACTCCGCCCGCCGTTCCCCCGGCCCAACCCGCCCAGCCGGCCCCCGAGGCCCTGCTGCAGGCGTCGAGCCTCGTCGCCGGGTACGTGCCGGGCGTCGACATCCTCAACGGCTGCGACCTCTACGCCGCACCCGGGGAACTCGTCGCGATCATCGGCCCGAACGGCGCCGGCAAGTCGACGCTGCTCAAGGCGCTGTTCGGCCTCGTGCCGGTGCGCTCGGGCGCCGTGACGCTGCGCGGGGAGGACATCACCGGCTTCAAGGCGAACAAGCTCGTGTCCCGCGGGGTCGGGTTCGTGCCGCAGACGAACAACGTCTTCGGGAACCTGACCATCGAGGAGAACCTCCAGATGGGGGTGTTCCAGCAGCCCAAGCGCTTCAAGGAGCGCTTCGCCTACGTGTGCGACCTCTTCCCCACCCTCGGCGCCCGCAAGAACCAGCGGGCGGGCTCGCTGTCCGGCGGTGAGCGTCAGATGGTCGCGATGGGCCGGGCGCTGATGCTCGAGCCGTCGGTCCTGCTCCTCGACGAGCCGTCGGCCGGCCTCTCCCCCGCCCTGCAGGACGAGGTCTTCATCCGGACCAAGCAGATCAACCGCACCGGCGTCACGGTCGTCATGGTCGAGCAGAACGCCCGCCGCTGCCTGCAGATCTGCCACCGCGGGTACGTCCTCGACCAGGGCCGCAACGCCTACACCGGGACCGGCAAGGCCTTGATCAACGACCCGAAGGTCATCGAGCTCTACCTCGGCACCCTCGCCAAGGCCTGACCCTCCGTCAGCCGTTCCGGCCTTCCGTAGTTCCGCAGTTCCGTAGTTCCGCGGTCCCGCACCACGACAAAGGGCCCCACCTCGCGGTGGGGCCCTTCGTCGTCGGTGTTACGGGGTCGAGGTCGCGCTGGGCGACGCCGACTCCTCCTCGTCCGCCTCGGAGGCCGAACCGCTGGAGCTCTCGCTCCCGCTGGTCGCGCTCGGGGACGGCGAGGCCGAGGCGTCCGACGAGCTGCCGCTGCCGGCCGACTCGGTCGTCGTTGCGCCACCGGCGATCGGGCCGGTCACGAACTTGAGCGCCTTGTACTGGTTGTCGTTGCCGTACTGGTAGATACCCATCGAGGCCACGGTCGGGTTGCCGTTGGAGTCGAACTCGACGCGACCGGACTGGCCGTCGTAGTCGATGTCCTTGCCCTCCTGCAGGAGCTTGACGCAGTCGGCGAACGTGCCGCACTTCTCGCCGCCCGAGGAGACCTCGACCATCTTCTTGGCGATGTCGACACCCGCGTCGCTGTTGGCCGCCTCGGCCGCGAGCGCGACGAGGACAACGGCGTCGTAGGCCTCGCCCGCGTAGCTGTAGTCCTTCAGGCTGGAGTCGAAGGACTTGAGCTTGGTGACGAAGTCGTCCTGCGGCTTCGAGCCCGGGATGGTGCCCTTGACACCCTCCATCGTGCCCTTGGTCATGTTCGCGTAGCTGGCGTTCGACATGTTGCCGTCGACCATGTACATGGTCTTGCCGGACTTCAGCGGCAGGAGGCCCTGCTTGACCATCTCGTCGATGATCTTGCTGGACTCCTCGAAGCCGATCAGCGCGATCGCGTCGGGGTCCGCCGACTTGATCTGGCCGACCTCGGCCGCGAACTCGCTGGCCTTCGGGTCGTAGATCTTCTTGGCGACGACCTCGCCGCCACCGTCCTTGAACGCCTTCTCGGCCTGGTCCGCGAGGCTGGTGCCGTACGCGTCCTGCAGGGCGAGGATGGCCAGGCTCTCCGCGCCGTCGTCCAGCGCGGTCTGGCCCACGACGCGGCCCTGGTAGACGTCCGAGGGCGCGGTACGGAAGTACAGGCCCTTGTCCGGGTAGTCGGTCAGGGTCGTCGAGGTGTTGGCCGGCGAGATCTGGAGGACCCCGCTGCCGGTGATGCGGTCGATGACCTTGAGCGTCACCGAGGAGGACGCGGCACCGACGATGGCGTCGACACCCGCGTCGAGCAGGCGGTTCACCGACTGCGACGCGATGTCCGTCGAGGTGTCACCGGAGTCGGCCTGCTCGAGCTCGACGTTCTTGCCGAGCACGCCGCCGGCGGCGTTGATGTCCTGGATCGCGAGCTTCACGGCCGCGATCTCCGGCGGGCCCAGGATCTGCAGGCTGCCGGTCTCGGGCAGGAGCGTGCCGATCTTCAGCACGCCGTTGCCGGTGTTGACCTTGGTCGAGGCGCTGGTGGTCGGGTCCGAGGTCGCCTCGTCGTCGTCATCGTCGCCACAGGCGGAGAGCGCGAGGGCGGCCGCGGCCACCAGCGCGAGCGCCTTGGCGGCGGGGAAGGCACGTGCCATGGGGAACTTCTCCTTCTCAACCAGTTCGCCGCTCCGACCGCGAAGGCGAGCGTCCTTCGCGTTGGTGAGGCACGGCGTTGTGGCTCGGAACTTAGTGGAGTGAGGGCAGCGCCCTGGGTCACTTGCGGCAGGTCAGATCAAGCCGTGTCCGGTTCGTGATCTTGTACTGCGACATTCGCCCGTTTTGGGCGGTACGGCCGTGGCGGGGGCCACGGGGGGTCCTCACCCGGAGGGCGGGACGGTGCGCGCCGGACTAGCCCTCGGGGGTCACGGTGGGCTGGGACGCGAAGTCCTCGATGATCACCTCGGCGACCTCTTTCATGGTCATCCGACGGTCCATCGACGCCTTCTGGATCCA
It includes:
- a CDS encoding ABC transporter ATP-binding protein — encoded protein: MTEQTPPAVPPAQPAQPAPEALLQASSLVAGYVPGVDILNGCDLYAAPGELVAIIGPNGAGKSTLLKALFGLVPVRSGAVTLRGEDITGFKANKLVSRGVGFVPQTNNVFGNLTIEENLQMGVFQQPKRFKERFAYVCDLFPTLGARKNQRAGSLSGGERQMVAMGRALMLEPSVLLLDEPSAGLSPALQDEVFIRTKQINRTGVTVVMVEQNARRCLQICHRGYVLDQGRNAYTGTGKALINDPKVIELYLGTLAKA
- a CDS encoding ABC transporter substrate-binding protein — encoded protein: MARAFPAAKALALVAAAALALSACGDDDDDEATSDPTTSASTKVNTGNGVLKIGTLLPETGSLQILGPPEIAAVKLAIQDINAAGGVLGKNVELEQADSGDTSTDIASQSVNRLLDAGVDAIVGAASSSVTLKVIDRITGSGVLQISPANTSTTLTDYPDKGLYFRTAPSDVYQGRVVGQTALDDGAESLAILALQDAYGTSLADQAEKAFKDGGGEVVAKKIYDPKASEFAAEVGQIKSADPDAIALIGFEESSKIIDEMVKQGLLPLKSGKTMYMVDGNMSNASYANMTKGTMEGVKGTIPGSKPQDDFVTKLKSFDSSLKDYSYAGEAYDAVVLVALAAEAANSDAGVDIAKKMVEVSSGGEKCGTFADCVKLLQEGKDIDYDGQSGRVEFDSNGNPTVASMGIYQYGNDNQYKALKFVTGPIAGGATTTESAGSGSSSDASASPSPSATSGSESSSGSASEADEEESASPSATSTP